One window of the Lemur catta isolate mLemCat1 chromosome 6, mLemCat1.pri, whole genome shotgun sequence genome contains the following:
- the AVPR1A gene encoding vasopressin V1a receptor, which translates to MDSMRFSRGSDVGPWGNSSGANTSQEAEDLGEGGGPRGDVRNEELAKLEIAVLAVTFAMAVLGNSSVLLALHRTPRKTSRMHLFIRHLSLADLAVAFFQVLPQMCWDITYRFRGPDWLCRVVKHLQVFGMFASAYMLVVMTADRYIAVCHPLKTLQQPARRSHLMIAAAWVLSLVLSTPQYFVFSMIEVNNVTKARDCWATFIQPWGSRAYVTWMTGGIFVAPVVILGTCYGFICYNIWRNVRGKTASRQSKGAEEASGVFPKGRLLAPCVSSVKTISRAKIRTVKMTFVIVTAYIACWMPFFVIQLWSVWDEKSVWTDSENPTVTITALLASLNSCCNPWIYMFFSGHLLQDCVQSFPCCQNIKQKFNKEDTDSMSRRQTSYSNNRSPTNSTGIWKDSPKSSKSIKFIPVST; encoded by the exons ATGGACAGCATGCGTTTCTCCAGAGGCTCCGACGTGGGGCCCTGGGGCAATTCCAGCGGTGCCAACACAAGCCAGGAGGCCGAAGACCTCGGGGAAGGCGGCGGCCCGCGCGGGGACGTGCGCAACGAGGAGCTGGCCAAACTGGAGATCGCCGTGCTGGCAGTGACTTTCGCGATGGCCGTGCTGGGCAACAGCAGCGTGCTCCTGGCGCTGCACCGCACGCCGCGCAAGACTTCCCGAATGCACCTCTTCATCCGGCACCTCAGCCTGGCCGACCTGGCCGTCGCCTTCTTCCAGGTGCTGCCGCAGATGTGCTGGGACATCACGTACCGCTTCCGCGGACCCGACTGGCTGTGCCGCGTGGTGAAGCACCTGCAGGTGTTCGGCATGTTCGCGTCGGCCTACATGCTGGTGGTCATGACCGCCGACCGCTACATCGCTGTGTGCCACCCGCTCAAGACCCTGCAGCAGCCCGCGCGCCGCTCGCACCTCATGATAGCTGCCGCGTGGGTGCTCAGTCTCGTGCTCAGCACGCCACAGTACTTCGTCTTCTCCATGATCGAGGTGAACAATGTCACCAAGGCCCGCGACTGCTGGGCCACCTTCATTCAGCCCTGGGGTTCCCGCGCCTACGTGACCTGGATGACGGGCGGCATCTTTGTGGCACCAGTTGTCATCCTGGGCACCTGCTACGGCTTCATCTGCTATAACATCTGGCGCAACGTCCGCGGAAAAACTGCGTCGCGCCAGAGCAAGGGCGCAGAGGAAGCGAGTGGCGTCTTCCCAAAGGGGCGCCTGCTCGCCCCCTGTGTCAGCAGCGTGAAGACCATTTCCCGCGCCAAGATCCGCACGGTGAAGATGACTTTCGTGATCGTGACGGCTTACATAGCCTGTTGGATGCCTTTCTTTGTCATCCAGTTGTGGTCAGTCTGGGATGAGAAGTCGGTCTGGACTG ATTCAGAAAACCCTACCGTCACCATCACTGCGTTGCTGGCTTCCTTGAATAGTTGCTGCAATCCATGGATATACATGTTTTTTAGTGGCCATCTCCTGCAAGACTGTGTTCAAAGCTTCCCGTGCTGccaaaacataaagcaaaaattcaaCAAAGAAGATACAGACAGTATGAGCAGAAGACAGACTTCTTACTCTAACAACCGAAGCCCGACAAACAGTACGGGTATATGGAAGGATTCACCTAAATCTTCCAAGTCCATCAAATTCATTCCTGTTTCAACCTGA